Genomic DNA from Solanum dulcamara chromosome 4, daSolDulc1.2, whole genome shotgun sequence:
TCATGATGCTCATCACTGGCCGTGATGAGTGCCTTCCAGTGACTAATTGAAGCCCAACAAGATCTTCCTAGTTCATTTAGGACTAGGTTTGAACTTCTATAAATACACCACCTTGTTATAATTTTAAGGTATACTTTTCCAATGTTATTGAAGCTATATTGCACGACTTAAAACATTATTTTTGAGAGATTTTCTCCATCATATACATGCCTGGACAGATTTGTAAGAAGCGAGAATACTTGGTTTCTTCTGATCGTTGTTTGGTGTTTTGAATCAAGGCTTAAATCCTCAATTGTAAGTTTGATTTATTGATATTTAAAAAGCTTTATACACTTGATTTCTTCATCTTTTGTTGTGTTATTCATTATAATTATCTAAGGCTaatcccacaactagggttgtgaaAACTATGACGACATAACTAGGTAGGCAAACTAggattaatttttataatttttttttgtatgtattgtgattttcttcattcaaaagtctttcttagtgagtgaaTGCATTGAGAACTTGCACGTTTTTATTGCTTGCCtaggagggaggtagtgattaggaaaagattaTCACAACAAAAATTCAGAGGAACAAAACTTCATCTAAGTTTCTTGAAAccgggaggagatagtactctgagatctagggtgagggttagtaaagcatatattctgagaccgggaggagatgaatgagatacgcctaagaaggaccgggaggtgaattagatgttacctaactcgcCAATTTTGTATGCAATACATTAATCGATATCATGAATATGAGTTGTCTATTAGGTTATAAGTCATGGAGATCATAACCCTAGCCTAGTCTTCATATTGTTTACAAACTAACTCTTGTCTACTTGTCACTACATTCTTACTTGTTCTCAAATCAAAACCAAAACCCCCTAATTACAACTGAGATGGGTTAGCTAATAGAactgtttcaacctattccctgtgGAATCGACACCAACTCTTAGTTGGTAAATATATTACTAACGATCGTCTATGTTTTTTTCGAGAAGTATAATTGAGCGTTATCGTAGAGAAAACATGGCCAACTATAAATGTATTGCAAAAGCTTTGAAAAACTTTTGTGAATCCTTCGGACAAATGGTTAATGCCAACAAATCTAAACTAATCTTCTCTGATAATTGTACGGAGCTCCTAAGTAAAACTATTTCAACAAAAccataaattaaaaaagggagtcttttTGATAAATACTTAGGATTCCTAATCACTAGAGAAAGAACCACCAATAATGACTTCCGATTCATTATAGACAACATGAGGACAAAAATAGCAAGACGGAAGATAAAATTCCTTAATATCGCAGGGAGAACTAGCTAAGTCCTGCCTAAATAATATTCCTACACACAAAATGCAATTACAAAACTCCATAGTAGCATCACCACCAAAATAGACCAAATACAACGTAATTTCATTTGGAGTACAACCAATGAAAAGAGAAAGCTACATATGATCAAATGAGATCTAGTTACACTAGATAAAACTAGAAGAGGGTTGGAAGCACACAGAACTAACGTTAAAAATACAACACTCTTAGCAAAACTAGCATGGAAAGCCTTTAAAAATCCTAAGTCAATTTGGGCTGCAACCTTAATGAACAAATATTCTAAAACCAGGACACTAGATGCCCATAGTCAAGCTGCTTAGCAGGACCTAGAAAAATCTACTTCTAGGTTGGAAAATTTGCAAAAAAGGGATGGCATGGGTACTAGGAAATGGCTAATCTGCATCCTTTTGGTTGTATACCTAGCTACCAAATGGAAAAACTCTTAGAACCATGATCCAGGGACTCCTCAATATAGGTGGTTTTACAAATAAGTATGTGACGTCCTCAAAGCCAATGGTTTAAGCGATTATTGCTAACTATATCTTTCAATATACCAAAACATATCACTCTATTATTGAACAACACATCTATATCACATGACCCTTGTAAAAAATACGCTATCATCTGGGGACCAAGACCCCAAGGAACATTAACAACCTCCTTGTTATACAAGTTTTTAACTAAGAACTCAATTAATAACAGCCCAACTACGTTTATTAGATATGGTCTCTTTACTGCCCTAACAAAATAAAGTACTTTCTTTGGCTATGCCAACATGAACGAATTCCAACACAAAATTAGCTACATCCTATAGGCATAAGCATCAATAACCTATGCCACCTATGCAAGCTAGCTATCGGAAGCCATCCAACATATATTTCTCGAATTTTACTCAGTGAGAGAGCCGTGGACGGAATTAGGGGTGATCTACTACATAAAGCAATTTCTAAACCACCGTGAATCCAGATGGCTAACCCTACTCAAAAACCTCAGTATACCCCTCAAAAGCAATACTGTAAATTGGAAAGAGATGTTTCCTTTTTTTATGTGGAACATTTGGCTAAAAAGAAACGAAAATTATCATAACAATACCCACGCCAAAATCAACATTAAAAAGACTCTTGACCACTCCACATAATTTTTTGCCCTCACAAATTGCAACAGAAACAACAAAACTAAAATATCTTATTGCATATGGGAACCACCGGTAAGGGCTTTAAACTAAATCATGATAGTTCGTCTACTAGTAATCAAGGTAATGGAGGAACGGGGGGAGTAATTAGGAATGAGAAAGGTGAATGGGCTGTAAGATACATGAGCAAACTTCAGATCACTAACACCATTCAAACCGAATTGATAGCCTCTTAGCAGGGACTAAAATTGACAGTAGCAAGCAAGAACGATCTGATGCCTCTGGAAATCAGTGTTGACTGTAAGGAGAACATTAACCTCCTTAACAATGACCATCCATCTTACTCGAACATTTTACATGATTGCAGGGACCTTCTTAGGCGGCTGGGGAGACGATACACCACTGCTTTAGAGAGATCAATAGAGTGACAGACGCCCTACCAAGGGAAGGATCACGGTTGGCTCAAGATAACTCTTTTTTGTGTTTGAAAGTTCCACCATTATTTATATCCGATAAACTAGAAGCAGACAAAGTAGGAATACCCTTTTGCAAGCTCCTGAAGACTTATTTTGCTAATGATGTATGTAATAGTATTAACTCCAGCTTACCTCCTCCCCAGAACATTACTAACAGGCGTATTACTATGTCGCtcccatgtactaatgcatattaaGTAAATATAAGTATCTCCTTTTCAcccaaaaaaaagtaaatagcTGGTAAGTAGCTCAAGCAGATAACTTGCGAGCAACTTCCTAAAAAGCCTTACAACAGCTTCCTCTCGCTTGCATGTAGTCAAGTTGGACTTTGAAATTTGTCGACGATCATTAAATAATACATGAAAGAGTTGAACATATTACTAATTAATTTATTGCCAGAATTTTCTTGTTCGAACAATAACAATACAAATTAACTTACATGAAGCTAACTAATTTGGTACACCACAAGTACAATTACAAAAACTTAAAgaaatataatgaataaaagagATACACGTTGTACACTTTTGAGACAACATAATGATAAATTcatagtttttatttttctagaatTAGTTTTTGACGCGGCAATTCTTTCTGATTTCTCCAGCATTTCCTGCGAGAACTTGAATGGCTCCCATTTTCTGCATGGATCTTGCAAACTCAGAAAAGAAAACCCTATCTTTTTGCAATTTCTTGATGACAATTACTGATTTTTTGTCATTGAGAAGGGCTGCATCAGATTGGAACAACCCTTTCTTCTGATTAATAAGGATGTTGAAATAATTGCTATCAAATGAAGTTGAGCTCAAAGGGTCCATTTCCACAGTAGTAGCTGGATTGGCTGGATTTGGGCACAATTTCTTCAATGATTCAGCATAAGTAGCATTGAGAGATGGATCCATGTCACCTTTGCCAGTGAAATTAAAGAGTCTTCTTGAGAATGCTCCACAATGAGCAACACCAATTGTGTGAGCACCTACAAGAATGCATGGATGAAGTATATTATTATTCATggatttaacttatatacattGACAGTGTACATAAATACACTACCCTCCCACTCTCACCCCCACTCCAACCTCCCAGTCTTGTTGAATTACGTAATCATCTCATATAAAAGCTAAATTTGTTAGAAAGAATacactttaaattatttaattacgTCTTGATCAATTTTGTCTCCTCGCGTGAggacttgattttttttttaacaatggATCGtaataagaatcaaattcaaaatctcaatcTATATCTCATTTGAAAACGTAAGTTGTTATTGGTAGAATAGTCTTTTAATAACATAATTAAGTTTTCAGCATGTCCcaatttattttacaaaaacttttgaaacttgtgatcTAAAAAAAAGTAGTGAAATTTGTCCAATAAATCATCtgagaaaataagaaatatatttaaagttaaattCATCTTTTCTTTACCTGATAGTGCAACGAGATCATCCACATTTAGGCGTTTGTTTGCAAAGATTTGCTTAAGGGTTGCAAAATCTGAGAATGGTGAAGGTAAGTTTCCGTTCACTTCACTTGCAAGGGAAACATTTCCATCTTTTCTTCCCGTCTCCACTTCCCACATTAAAGTTTTAAACTGCATACAATGACTTAATTAGAGtagatcatttttatattctttataATGTCagcataaattattaatttcttgAATCTTCTTTTAAATACGTAGACTTATTATATTACTTACGGGAAAAGAAACAGCATCACGAGCAGCTAAAGCTAAAATGTCAGCACAAGAAACAATGCCAGGACATTTAGCCTCAACTTGTCGCTTGATATCATCAATTACATCGAAACCACCCAAAGAGAGATTTGGCCTAGCCTCCTTCTCAGAATCATCCGTTCCCACTTTATCCAGCAATATGGATGCGTCACACCCCTACAAATTTGCATAATGTCGGGACATTAATTAACGTAACATGTGactagtaaatatatatatatatatatgtatattcagTATCAGTGCATATAAGTTAAATCCTATTACTAGATAATGTACGTGCATGATAGTAATTCTAATTGGTATACATACCCTAACGAAACAATCATGGTAGTGGACTCGAAGCAATTTAGCACCCAAGGTAGCGTCATTTCTAGCTTTGCTCCAAGTGATATCTCTAATAAGTTGTTCAGCATTTGGACAACTAGTTCTCTTATAGAAGTTCTTACGTGGTACCTTTCCTGCACCCCCAGCAACTCCACCAAGAACAAGACACAGAAAAACAAGACAACTTAGTGCTAAATGAgttctcattttcttttcttagcTAGGAATTAAGTGGAGGACTTAAGCCTAAGAACAATTAAGATGATGAAAAAGCAAACTGATTAAGGCACAATGGCTTTATCCTCAAGAAGAGTTTCCTTTTATAGTCAAAGATACAAGGGGTGATACCTAGTGGgaagatatataaaaataatttcttactTAAATTGGCCTTAGTTTGTGGGCCGTATCGACTTTATCTTCTCAAAAGTCTCCCAAAATATACACTAgtgcttttatttatttatttattagtatAATTATCATCAAAGAAACTATTTTATATTTGGATGGACAAGGAGCGTAGTGTACTTGGTGCACCATATGATCAGTACGTTGAGCTTAGTGTACACTAGTAATAGCTCgctccattttaatttgttgtGAACTTATTCAATTTAATCAGACATgagattttttcaaaaaacaaaatTGTAAACTAATACATGTCATAACATTTGTATGATTATAAAAATTTGTTATTAAagataataaagaaaattaaaggcTAAGTCACTTGGTGAGCTCTCTGTCTTTCACGGTTAAGATAGAAGATTTAAACCCTGTCCTAATAGAAAATACAAACATGTCTTCTCATTCTCGTGTGTAGCTAAGAACTTGTCAATTCCTTGTAGTTCactcttatattttttttagtattgtATGGTACGGTAATGCAGTTGCATGATCTTTCCACGAACAACGTGATAAGTCCATCCAGACAATGATTTCCAGAAAAATAAcgggcataatacataaattggaCTCTTAACTTGGCTTCGAATTATAAGTTTGATCTTTAACTATGATAGTGCACAAATTAACACTTAAACTATCCAACACTTGAACAAAAAACCACTCAAATTCTACCTGGCAAAATGCGTGAAAAACACCCAAGTTACATGCGTCAGGGGTAAAAATGAAGGCAATATTCAAGTGTTTTTTTGTTTAAGTATTGGATAGTTAAAGAGCCTACTTGTTCACTGtcaaagtgaaaggttatttttaaaatccactTGTACTTATTTTAATTAAGTGGCAGTCACTGAGTGGCTCAGTAATCCACATCAGAGCGTTTGTGTATCATATGTTTGGGTTGCAATATTCGAGTGTTGTTTAAGTgttggatagttaaagtgcctATTTATTTACTGTCAAAGTTAAAGGTCAAAGTTATAATTTGAAACCAAGTTATGgatcttatttatgtattatgtcaaaATAATGGCTAAAATAATTAGCTTAAAAAGTCAATTGGAGTTTTTTATcttgatatattatttattttgtttgactAGTCTAAATTAGATAAAACTTTCACTGAAGAACTAGTCTAATCGTTTTTGTATTATTATCTATGACTAGCAAAGCATAGTGGCTGAATATCAAGTCAAAGAACCAAGGAATCAAGATTGATCTAGCTAGTGGTTTTAACTAGCattaaaaattacaatatcttaaaataattaatttaggagtatttaagaGAGTTCACGGATCTCGAAATAATAAGCGGTAGGTAAgtgaatttttcaatttttttaaatatatactttaatattaccattcTTAATGCTTGACGAGAAAGTAACTAGTTTTTCATTTCTATTTacttaaaaacaaaattaaccaaataaagatgataaattAATCTTAGATTACGCGTATGTTAAATCCAACTGTAGCATGGTTGGCATGTATTGCCAATACAGATCGACTCGGTTATTGATGCAAAATAGTAGTGTAAATGCTACGTAATCTAAAATTCAACACATTTTGACTTTCAACTCTCAGATACTATATTATACTTTTATCCCCCAACAAACCCAAAACAGAATATTATATCTTTGGTTTTTATACATGCACTAAACTACAAATTAACGTGATTCAGTGTCAccccaaattaaaaaaaataaaaaatcaccgACGTAGCTATCTCAAAAATCTAGTCCTGAATGATGTGATGGTCATAATTACAAAGTAGTTATagatatattttatgcattttaaagATAAAATACTAGAGATTTTGAGGGGAATATTTTGAAACGATTGGAGATTGTTTGGTTGGAGTTTTGGACTGTACCATATTGGGAGAGTTTGCATCGTGTTTGAAATAGATTCAGATTCTCTCTCTCCTCACCTTAATTGAGCCTTAAGCAATTGTCTAGACCCCGAATTTTATATGCGCTTCCAAAAAGTCTCCAAAATAATCAATTAAacatttcaaaatattaattcaTTAAATCCGTAGCcctaataattattttagagTAGCCCTTTGTGATTCACTTATGagattcatcatatcatcattcaatcatattgtTGGGTGGAAGcactacaactaaagtttgatatgataataaataatgaaaataaattggacacgagaattttacgtgaaaacctcTCAAACAGATAGGGGGTAAAAATCACGGGGTAAaaggatcttactatgataatatgggagtacactgctctcaaatacaaggagaaaacaacaattaacacttctctcttgtaaaagggaCAACTCACTAAAGatgacactcaagactacaatatttatcttggtgtataactctctttgtattcttactcttttggattgtattttgtgagataatctaaatgagggcaagagaccctctatttatagaaaactagaaacgcgtaaaattcgcgtattgcacctccctttttgactacgcgttcaaaatgcactttgttccctttttgactacgcattttgtttccttttttgactacgcgttcaaaatgcgttttgtaatatttgactatcttgcattctcACACTTGaatatttaattgagaatcaattaagaggccgtttggattggcttataagccgttttcaacttttttttaagtgtttgactgaccaacttaaagtcattttgtgcgtaaaataagccccaataaatagttgagtttatttgaatgaacttattttaagtagtttataagttgaaaaatagcttataagtcaaaaaaaaaagttggtctgcacctacttttttttaaacttataagcagttttcaacttataagctacttaaaaataagtcaatccaaacaggctataaatcttcacaccatcctttctacccaattactgcaatattacgtttctgctaggccaacaGAACatcgacaccatataaacttgttactattgatcggcttcgtaaacatatctgctaggttgtcattagtgtgaattttctgaatatccacactgccttcttccaccttctcacgaacaaagtgatactaaaaTCATATGTGTTTTGTctttgaatgaaatgccggattctttgcaagatgcaaaacGCTCTGACTGTTACAAAATAGAGCAACATTCTCCTGTTTGTGCccaagctcctccagtaacatttgcatccatattgcctctttgctagcttgtgtagctacTATATATTCTGCTTTCGTcatagatgtagccacgatagattgcagttttgaaacccagcttacagctcctccagcaaaagtaaacacataacctgtggtggactttcttttatcaagatcacctgcataatctgaatcaacataacctttaacagtaaagtctgatcctccataacacattatAACATTTGAGGTACCCTTGtcatatctcaggatcctcttaacagtattccaatgctctctaccaggattagccatgtatcaactaaccactcccactgcttgtgcaatgtcaggtcttgtacatatcatggcgaacattaaactttctATTACTGATGCATatggtactcgagacatctccatcttCTCTACTTCATTGCTAGAACTCATTCTTGAGgattacttgaaattaataggaaatggggtagaaattgacttacagtcttgcatcttgaagcatcgcaagattttcttcaagtagttcttttgagaaatccaaatctttttattatttctatctcggtgaatttgcatctgtagaatcttgtttgttggtccaagtccttcatttcaaactccctagccaactgtgcctttaaattttatgagacgatctttgttggggcctgctaccaacatgtcatcaacatacaacaacaaaataacaaaatcgtcatcaccaaatctcttgtaataaacacaaggatctgaactatgtctgttgtatccaaggcttataataaaggaatcaaatctcttataccaacatctcggcgcctgtttgagaccgtatagagatttgttcaacctgcaaaccaagttctctttttcttgttcttcaaaaccttttggttggagcatgtaaatttcttcttcaagctctccatgaagaaatgcagttttcacatctaactgctccaagtacaaatGTAGCACAAATctccaggaccactcgaattattGTGAGTTGAACCatcggagaaaatatctcattaaaatttataccttctttctaagcgaatcctttcaccaccaatcttgcatgaTACTTCTCCagttgatcattaccattgcgtttgatcttgtaaaCCATTTATTTCCAATGGTCTTCCTTTCTTATggaaattgaacaagatcccatgttttatttttatgaagagctttaatttctTCTCGCATTGCTTCCATCCACAGAGAATAATTCTTGCCCTTTCATAGCctcatgaaaagttgaaggctctccatcctctgttaatagacagtatgcaatattacccTCTATAGAATAATTTGAGTgtcaagctggttctcttctctccctagttgaccattAAACATGAGGAGTtttgatctcagcttgctcttgttcttcatTTTCTGGCGCTGCCTCAGAAGAAACTTgagcttcttctatttcttcaacttcaactttagtagtctctaatttttgtttcgaagtgctaccttctttttcttatatcttattttcaacaaacacaacatccctgctgattaccaccttacGGGTaatgggatcccacaagcgatacctcTTGTCTCCATCAGCTTACCcaaagaaaatgcattccctagaTTTCGAatccaacttcaatttttttagtgttgtacataacataagtaggaCTTCAGAATATATGTAAGCAAGAATAATCAACTGATTTTCCACAACTAACTCCTCACTGGCAGCAAGAATGTTTGATTCA
This window encodes:
- the LOC129884944 gene encoding peroxidase 24-like, translated to MRTHLALSCLVFLCLVLGGVAGGAGKVPRKNFYKRTSCPNAEQLIRDITWSKARNDATLGAKLLRVHYHDCFVRGCDASILLDKVGTDDSEKEARPNLSLGGFDVIDDIKRQVEAKCPGIVSCADILALAARDAVSFPFKTLMWEVETGRKDGNVSLASEVNGNLPSPFSDFATLKQIFANKRLNVDDLVALSGAHTIGVAHCGAFSRRLFNFTGKGDMDPSLNATYAESLKKLCPNPANPATTVEMDPLSSTSFDSNYFNILINQKKGLFQSDAALLNDKKSVIVIKKLQKDRVFFSEFARSMQKMGAIQVLAGNAGEIRKNCRVKN